One Salvia splendens isolate huo1 chromosome 22, SspV2, whole genome shotgun sequence DNA segment encodes these proteins:
- the LOC121785676 gene encoding nuclear pore complex protein NUP214-like isoform X1 produces the protein MPADMGGGGAVVELDEEIDGEEIGSRNFRFSRIGGSVPILQSSGANSQFDPQSLPSQPLAVSELFGLLFLAHPHGQGFYVAWTKEVMASAEAINDQKEAPSLQELSLVHVAIGNVSILALAADDSLLAAAVSSHLHFFAISALLHKEQMPSYSVSLDDSICIKDLRWATKDAKAYVVLSASGKLYHGSGQGPPTCLMEGVDSVDWSTGGNHIAVALNNVVSILSSRFKEKVRFLLSFQSVIGDADVSQAIRVDSIRWIRPDSIAVGCFQLNDDGEKENYIVQVITSRGRRLTDASLKPIILSFNNIFIDFCSDAVPNPIGPHLFLSYLKLHGLAFVANRNMSQKVVLFCWPEDNGKNEAATVEILDDAWNLYIDSQADGEENVILGLSLDKASQNENLSFTLGDVEREVSPCCLIICITIDGKISVFHFVSAVDALSSTGGCASSEEDDASQESVKHKLPLVSSADGEESREITSSTFQSHELSGTEVKKSIAANSLSPSTELDIRTQEQRTVENVGSQTLKVDDPKKVLPVALNEHSDTEHQSTSEVVPNKGFFSGNIVNDVSSQSASNYTSFGSNVEPLHKLQPSTATPSTWQLPGSNANVDASEIPDKVDNSDKSTLQSAKNSTDLKEKSSVTFTSFGQALLSAQGTRNILPAYPSSQLSTGSLFPSGKGFQSEYKKEASAPVSSPLLMPSGFGSGNAFQSEPKKELNATLSQSLQSQSSFASGKVIQPESKEPTSPSSLPLLMQGSFASGKVFQSEPNKELTATLSPSLLSQTSFASGKMVASESKEPTAPSSTPLLMQSSFASGKVIQSEPNKELNATLSPSLLSQSSFGSGKVVPSESKEPTAPPSPSLPMQSSFSSGRILQSESKKQPNASPSPTSASRFVQNASKHFGNVEEMAKKLDNLLEGIEGKGGFKDASINSQAKYVTELEEGIWALSDKCRMWRGLLNEKLGETQILLEKTVEVLARKLYMEGLFKQTTDRKYWEFWNRKKLSSELELKQRRISELNQELTNKLIELERHFNSLEFNKFRENEGTQRDLRALQNRQGRSRQIQSLHSVHNTITAQLSAAEYLSGCLSKQMASLCIESSGKHDVKKQLFEFIGLTYVGDSERSPARNRTPTVPANRELSIASCSIDAKEQSKRNQSVYPKGSEPQTARRHRGSLDRSWVSFDPPKSTVKRVLKEDYEKGSPNRPMLNINKQYLSPQKKYEVSHSELSNTSGAFPKHHKSKDFASSPEQFTGRPSSLLRATPGFQERIQGSSTKDPSAWLPPSISETRMSQNGELGAFGVEGDKTRSSPPYTGTKFSFVTSQSKFPQQPATSFRPLTSMPEQSLVSPFGSTGNIDHLKETTKHQKNTNLVSETSDTKFPATFSSAFSSAPNQPEKNLFSKSSERPSSPNDGPSASSPLQTVLDPSSPLSNSYPAPLSVAKPSSSTLFRATLFRSEAKEDVSQRQTYVSSAVTFPSTVPSLIDGSGSASVSSSNIFKSEPSLPMFGSKIEVQTKVNTIPSNTETGATPQASTVLLSNSKSGSQNDMGGKSDNSFATSAIKAEVPSATLAVSAVAQSSVGINGSMQSDISNFSHEEEMEEEAPETDQTTNITFANLGGFGIGATQNSTTPKANPFGVTAINTGSAPATSPFSMTPAPSGELFRPASFSFQPAQTLQPTTVNFSGGFGSGVSGQGSPAAGFGQLANVGAGQQGLGSVLGSFGQSRQLGTGLPGSNAGGAFGGGFAAAASGGGFGSLATGGGGGFAAAATGGGFAAAATGAGGFAAGGGFGAFSNQAGSGGLGGGRSGSGSFGSSGSGTTGRPPSELFTQMRK, from the exons atgCCCGCTGATatgggcggcggcggcgctgtCGTCGAATTGGATGAAGAAATCGACGGAGAAGAAATCGGCTCCAGAAATTTCCGCTTCTCCAGAATCGGAGGATCTGTCCCTATTCTCCAGTCCAGCGGCGCAAACTCCCAATTCGACCCCCAATCCCTTCCCTCCCAGCCTTTGGCCGTCTCTGAACTGTTCGGCCTCCTCTTTCTAGCGCATCCACACGGCCAGG GGTTTTATGTTGCTTGGACCAAGGAAGTGATGGCTTCAGCTGAGGCCATCAATGACCAAAAGGAAGCTCCATCACTGCAGGAGTTGAGCCTCGTGCATGTTGCAATTGGAAATGTTTCGATACTGGCCCTAGCAGCTGATGATTCTTTGCTTGCTGCTGCTGTTTCTAGCCACCTCCATTTCTTTGCTATTAGTGCATTGCTTCACAAG GAGCAAATGCCCTCATATTCAGTCTCACTTGATGATTCCATTTGCATCAAGGATTTACGTTGGGCTACAAAAGATGCAAAAGCTTATGTTGTTCTTTCGGCCAGTGGAAAACTGTACCATGGATCCGGTCAAGGTCCCCCTACTTGTTTGATGGAAGGTGTTGATTCTG ttGACTGGAGTACCGGAGGCAATCATATTGCTGTGGCACTAAACAATGTTGTCAGCATTTTATCGTCTCGCTTTAAGGAAAAAGTAAGATTCTTGCTATCGTTCCAGTCGGTCATTGGTGATGCTGATGTTAGCCAGGCTATTAGAG TGGATTCCATCCGATGGATCCGTCCAGATAGTATAGCTGTTGGATGTTTCCAATTAAATGACGACGGTGAGAAGGAGAATTACATAGTCCAAGTAATCACCAGCCGGGGCAGAAGACTTACTGAT GCATCTCTGAAGCcaatcattttgtcatttaatAATATCTTCATCGATTTCTGTTCTGATGCTGTGCCCAATCCAATTGGACCACATCTATTTCTCAGTTACCTTAAACTTCA TGGGCTGGCGTTTGTTGCTAATAGAAACATGTCCCAAAAAGTTGTGTTGTTCTGTTGGCCAGAGGATAATGGGAAAAATGAAGCTGCCACGGTTGAGATTCTTGATGATGCTTGGAATCTTTATATCGATTCTCAAG CTGATGGTGAAGAAAATGTGATCCTTGGACTCTCTCTTGACAAGGCTTCCCAGAACGAGAATCTCAGTTTCACTTTGGGGGATGTGGAAAGAGAAGTCTCACCCTGTTGCTTGATTATATGCATAACAATTGATGGGAAGATCtcagtttttcattttgttag TGCTGTAGATGCTCTATCGTCAACTGGAGGATGTGCATCCAGTGAGGAAGATGATGCTTCTCAGGAATCAGTTAAGCATAAGCTGCCCCTGGTTTCTTCTGCAGATGGTGAGGAAAGTAGAGAGATAACGTCTTCAACTTTCCAATCTCATGAACTCAGTGGAACCGAAGTTAAAAAGAGTATTGCGGCAAATAGTTTATCCCCTTCTACTGAGTTAGACATCAGAACACAAGAACAAAGAACTGTAGAAAATGTGGGATCCCAGACACTGAAAGTTGATGACCCGAAGAAAGTTCTCCCTGTAGCGCTAAATGAACATAGTGATACTGAGCATCAGTCAACATCAGAAGTTGTACCAAACAAAGGTTTCTTCTCAGGAAACATAGTGAATGATGTTTCAAGCCAATCAGCAAGCAACTATACATCATTTGGATCTAATGTGGAGCCATTACATAAATTACAGCCATCAACCGCTACTCCAAGCACATGGCAATTACCAGGATCAAATGCAAATGTTGATGCTTCTGAAATTCCTGATAAGGTTGATAATTCAGATAAAAGCACATTACAATCTGCCAAAAATTCGACAGACTTGAAAGAAAAATCTTCTGTGACTTTTACTTCGTTTGGACAGGCATTATTGAGTGCACAGGGGACTAGAAACATACTGCCAGCGTATCCTAGTTCACAATTGTCAACAGGGAGTCTTTTTCCTTCAGGGAAAGGGTTCCAGTCTGAATACAAAAAGGAAGCGAGTGCACCTGTGTCTTCACCATTGCTGATGCCAAGTGGTTTTGGTTCAGGAAATGCATTTCAGTCTGAACCCAAGAAGGAACTGAATGCAACTCTATCTCAGTCATTGCAATCGCAGAGTAGTTTTGCTTCAGGAAAAGTGATCCAGCCTGAATCCAAGGAGCCTACTTCACCTTCATCTTTACCTTTGCTAATGCAGGGTAGTTTTGCTTCAGGCAAAGTGTTTCAGTCTGAACCCAACAAGGAACTGACTGCAACTCTGTCTCCATCGTTGCTATCACAGACTAGTTTTGCTTCAGGAAAAATGGTCGCATCTGAATCCAAGGAGCCTACTGCACCTTCATCTACACCATTGCTGATGCAGAGTAGTTTTGCTTCAGGAAAAGTGATTCAGTCTGAACCGAACAAGGAACTTAATGCAACTCTATCTCCATCATTGCTATCACAGAGTAGTTTTGGTTCAGGAAAAGTGGTTCCATCTGAATCCAAGGAACCTACTGCACCTCCATCTCCATCATTGCCGATGCAAAGTAGTTTTTCTTCAGGAAGAATATTGCAGTCTGAATCCAAGAAACAACCGAATGCATCACCATCTCCAACGTCAGCGTCACGCTTTGTACAGAATGCATCTAAACATTTTGGAAAC GTTGAAGAAATGGCTAAAAAACTTGATAATCTGCTTGAAGGCATTGAAGGAAAGGGTGGCTTCAAGGATGCATCCATAAATTCTCAAGCAAAATACGTTACAGAACTGGAGGAAGGAATATGGGCTCTTTCCGATAAATGCAGAATGTGGAGG GGGTTATTGAATGAGAAACTTGGGGAAACTCAAATTTTGCTTGAGAAGACAGTAGAAG TGTTGGCAAGGAAATTATACATGGAAGGGTTGTTCAAACAAACAACTGATAGAAAATATTGGGAATTTTGGAATCGCAAAAAATTGAGTTCTGAGCTGGAACTGAAGCAGAGACGTATATCAGAACTGAACCAG GAGTTAACCAATAAGTTGATTGAATTAGAGAGACATTTCAACTCTCTTGAGTTTAATAAGTTTCGTGAAAATGAAGGAACCCAAAGGGATCTGAGAGCTTTGCAGAATAGGCAAGGGCGTTCAAG GCAAATTCAATCGTTGCACAGTGTACACAATACAATAACTGCACAACTATCTGCTGCTGAGTATCTCTCTGGGTGTCTCTCAAAACAAATGGCATCTTTGTGTATTGAATCTTCTGGAAAACATGATGTCAAAAAGCAGCTTTTTGAATTCATTGGCCTCACATATGTTGGTGATAGTGAAAGATCCCCAGCTAGGAATAGGACACCCACTGTTCCTGCCAACAGAGAATTATCTATTGCTTCATGCTCTATTGATGCGAAAGAACAGTCTAAAAGGAACCAATCTGTCTATCCTAAGGGCAGTGAACCACAAACTGCGAGGAGGCACCGTGGCTCTCTTGATCGT AGCTGGGTGAGTTTTGACCCTCCAAAGTCAACAGTAAAGAGGGTGCTAAAAGAAGATTATGAGAAGGGGAGTCCGAATCGGCCAATGctaaacataaataaacaaTATCTCAGTCCTCAGAAGAAATATGAGGTTTCTCATTCAGAACTTTCAAATACCTCTGGAGCTTTTCCAAAGCATCACAAAAGCAAAG ACTTTGCAAGTTCACCAGAACAGTTCACTGGCAGACCATCATCTTTGCTCCGTGCGACACCTGGATTTCAAGAACGAATTCAAGGATCATCAACCAAGGATCCTTCTGCATGGCTACCCCCATCCATTTCAGAGACAAGGATGAGTCAGAACGGTGAACTGGGTGCTTTTGGAGTAGAAGGTGACAAAACAAGGAGTAGCCCGCCTTATACTGGGACAAAATTCTCTTTTGTTACAAGCCAGTCTAAATTTCCCCAGCAGCCTGCCACAAGCTTCCGGCCGTTAACATCAATGCCTGAGCAGTCTCTGGTTTCACCCTTTGGCTCGACTGGGAATATAGATCACTTAAAGGAAACAACCAAGCATCAGAAGAACACTAATCTGGTGTCTGAGACATCAGATACTAAATTTCCAGCAACTTTCTCTTCTGCTTTTAGCTCTGCCCCTAATCAACCAGAGAAGAATTTGTTCAGTAAAAGTTCTGAAAGGCCAAGTAGTCCTAATGATGGTCCGTCAGCTTCTAGCCCACTGCAAACGGTTTTGGATCCATCATCACCTTTGAGTAACAGTTATCCAGCGCCCTTGTCCGTGGCAAAACCAAGTTCTTCAACATTATTTCGTGCAACTCTTTTCCGTTCTGAAGCCAAGGAGGATGTGTCACAGCGGCAGACATATGTTTCTTCAGCAGTAACTTTTCCGTCTACAGTACCTTCCTTGATTGACGGGAGCGGTTCTGCATCTGTATCATCTTCAAACATTTTCAAATCTGAACCATCTTTGCCAATGTTTGGATCAAAGATTGAGGTACAGACTAAGGTTAATACTATTCCATCAAATACTGAAACTGGTGCTACGCCACAGGCTTCAACTGTTTTACTGAGCAATTCCAAGTCTGGGAGTCAAAATGATATGGGTGGCAAATCAGATAATTCTTTTGCTACATCAGCTATCAAGGCGGAAGTTCCTTCCGCAACTCTAGCTGTTTCAGCAGTTGCACAATCAAGCGTAGGGATTAATGGAAGCATGCAAAGTGATATTTCAAATTTTTCTCATGAGGAAGAAATGGAGGAAGAGGCTCCTGAGACGGATCAGACAACTAATATCACATTTGCAAACCTTGGTGGGTTTGGCATTGGGGCAACTCAAAACTCAACCACTCCAAAAGCAAATCCATTCGGTGTAACGGCCATTAACACGGGTTCAGCTCCTGCTACCTCCCCATTTTCGATGACTCCTGCACCCAGTGGCGAGCTGTTTCGCCCTGCGTCTTTCAGCTTCCAACCAGCACAAACTCTGCAGCCAACAACTGTTAACTTCTCTGGAGGATTTGGTTCTGGAGTTTCTGGTCAAGGTTCACCTGCAGCTGGATTCGGGCAACTTGCAAATGTAGGAGCTGGCCAACAAGGTCTAGGCTCAGTACTTGGCTCGTTTGGACAGTCTAGGCAGCTTGGGACTGGGCTACCTGGAAGCAATGCTGGTGGTGCTTTTGGGG GTGGATTTGCAGCTGCTGCTTCAGGGGGTGGATTT
- the LOC121785676 gene encoding nuclear pore complex protein NUP214-like isoform X2, with protein sequence MPADMGGGGAVVELDEEIDGEEIGSRNFRFSRIGGSVPILQSSGANSQFDPQSLPSQPLAVSELFGLLFLAHPHGQGFYVAWTKEVMASAEAINDQKEAPSLQELSLVHVAIGNVSILALAADDSLLAAAVSSHLHFFAISALLHKEQMPSYSVSLDDSICIKDLRWATKDAKAYVVLSASGKLYHGSGQGPPTCLMEGVDSVDWSTGGNHIAVALNNVVSILSSRFKEKVRFLLSFQSVIGDADVSQAIRVDSIRWIRPDSIAVGCFQLNDDGEKENYIVQVITSRGRRLTDASLKPIILSFNNIFIDFCSDAVPNPIGPHLFLSYLKLHGLAFVANRNMSQKVVLFCWPEDNGKNEAATVEILDDAWNLYIDSQADGEENVILGLSLDKASQNENLSFTLGDVEREVSPCCLIICITIDGKISVFHFVSAVDALSSTGGCASSEEDDASQESVKHKLPLVSSADGEESREITSSTFQSHELSGTEVKKSIAANSLSPSTELDIRTQEQRTVENVGSQTLKVDDPKKVLPVALNEHSDTEHQSTSEVVPNKGFFSGNIVNDVSSQSASNYTSFGSNVEPLHKLQPSTATPSTWQLPGSNANVDASEIPDKALLSAQGTRNILPAYPSSQLSTGSLFPSGKGFQSEYKKEASAPVSSPLLMPSGFGSGNAFQSEPKKELNATLSQSLQSQSSFASGKVIQPESKEPTSPSSLPLLMQGSFASGKVFQSEPNKELTATLSPSLLSQTSFASGKMVASESKEPTAPSSTPLLMQSSFASGKVIQSEPNKELNATLSPSLLSQSSFGSGKVVPSESKEPTAPPSPSLPMQSSFSSGRILQSESKKQPNASPSPTSASRFVQNASKHFGNVEEMAKKLDNLLEGIEGKGGFKDASINSQAKYVTELEEGIWALSDKCRMWRGLLNEKLGETQILLEKTVEVLARKLYMEGLFKQTTDRKYWEFWNRKKLSSELELKQRRISELNQELTNKLIELERHFNSLEFNKFRENEGTQRDLRALQNRQGRSRQIQSLHSVHNTITAQLSAAEYLSGCLSKQMASLCIESSGKHDVKKQLFEFIGLTYVGDSERSPARNRTPTVPANRELSIASCSIDAKEQSKRNQSVYPKGSEPQTARRHRGSLDRSWVSFDPPKSTVKRVLKEDYEKGSPNRPMLNINKQYLSPQKKYEVSHSELSNTSGAFPKHHKSKDFASSPEQFTGRPSSLLRATPGFQERIQGSSTKDPSAWLPPSISETRMSQNGELGAFGVEGDKTRSSPPYTGTKFSFVTSQSKFPQQPATSFRPLTSMPEQSLVSPFGSTGNIDHLKETTKHQKNTNLVSETSDTKFPATFSSAFSSAPNQPEKNLFSKSSERPSSPNDGPSASSPLQTVLDPSSPLSNSYPAPLSVAKPSSSTLFRATLFRSEAKEDVSQRQTYVSSAVTFPSTVPSLIDGSGSASVSSSNIFKSEPSLPMFGSKIEVQTKVNTIPSNTETGATPQASTVLLSNSKSGSQNDMGGKSDNSFATSAIKAEVPSATLAVSAVAQSSVGINGSMQSDISNFSHEEEMEEEAPETDQTTNITFANLGGFGIGATQNSTTPKANPFGVTAINTGSAPATSPFSMTPAPSGELFRPASFSFQPAQTLQPTTVNFSGGFGSGVSGQGSPAAGFGQLANVGAGQQGLGSVLGSFGQSRQLGTGLPGSNAGGAFGGGFAAAASGGGFGGGFAAAASGGGFGSLATGGGGGFAAAATGGGFAAAATGAGGFAAGGGFGAFSNQAGSGGLGGGRSGSGSFGSSGSGTTGRPPSELFTQMRK encoded by the exons atgCCCGCTGATatgggcggcggcggcgctgtCGTCGAATTGGATGAAGAAATCGACGGAGAAGAAATCGGCTCCAGAAATTTCCGCTTCTCCAGAATCGGAGGATCTGTCCCTATTCTCCAGTCCAGCGGCGCAAACTCCCAATTCGACCCCCAATCCCTTCCCTCCCAGCCTTTGGCCGTCTCTGAACTGTTCGGCCTCCTCTTTCTAGCGCATCCACACGGCCAGG GGTTTTATGTTGCTTGGACCAAGGAAGTGATGGCTTCAGCTGAGGCCATCAATGACCAAAAGGAAGCTCCATCACTGCAGGAGTTGAGCCTCGTGCATGTTGCAATTGGAAATGTTTCGATACTGGCCCTAGCAGCTGATGATTCTTTGCTTGCTGCTGCTGTTTCTAGCCACCTCCATTTCTTTGCTATTAGTGCATTGCTTCACAAG GAGCAAATGCCCTCATATTCAGTCTCACTTGATGATTCCATTTGCATCAAGGATTTACGTTGGGCTACAAAAGATGCAAAAGCTTATGTTGTTCTTTCGGCCAGTGGAAAACTGTACCATGGATCCGGTCAAGGTCCCCCTACTTGTTTGATGGAAGGTGTTGATTCTG ttGACTGGAGTACCGGAGGCAATCATATTGCTGTGGCACTAAACAATGTTGTCAGCATTTTATCGTCTCGCTTTAAGGAAAAAGTAAGATTCTTGCTATCGTTCCAGTCGGTCATTGGTGATGCTGATGTTAGCCAGGCTATTAGAG TGGATTCCATCCGATGGATCCGTCCAGATAGTATAGCTGTTGGATGTTTCCAATTAAATGACGACGGTGAGAAGGAGAATTACATAGTCCAAGTAATCACCAGCCGGGGCAGAAGACTTACTGAT GCATCTCTGAAGCcaatcattttgtcatttaatAATATCTTCATCGATTTCTGTTCTGATGCTGTGCCCAATCCAATTGGACCACATCTATTTCTCAGTTACCTTAAACTTCA TGGGCTGGCGTTTGTTGCTAATAGAAACATGTCCCAAAAAGTTGTGTTGTTCTGTTGGCCAGAGGATAATGGGAAAAATGAAGCTGCCACGGTTGAGATTCTTGATGATGCTTGGAATCTTTATATCGATTCTCAAG CTGATGGTGAAGAAAATGTGATCCTTGGACTCTCTCTTGACAAGGCTTCCCAGAACGAGAATCTCAGTTTCACTTTGGGGGATGTGGAAAGAGAAGTCTCACCCTGTTGCTTGATTATATGCATAACAATTGATGGGAAGATCtcagtttttcattttgttag TGCTGTAGATGCTCTATCGTCAACTGGAGGATGTGCATCCAGTGAGGAAGATGATGCTTCTCAGGAATCAGTTAAGCATAAGCTGCCCCTGGTTTCTTCTGCAGATGGTGAGGAAAGTAGAGAGATAACGTCTTCAACTTTCCAATCTCATGAACTCAGTGGAACCGAAGTTAAAAAGAGTATTGCGGCAAATAGTTTATCCCCTTCTACTGAGTTAGACATCAGAACACAAGAACAAAGAACTGTAGAAAATGTGGGATCCCAGACACTGAAAGTTGATGACCCGAAGAAAGTTCTCCCTGTAGCGCTAAATGAACATAGTGATACTGAGCATCAGTCAACATCAGAAGTTGTACCAAACAAAGGTTTCTTCTCAGGAAACATAGTGAATGATGTTTCAAGCCAATCAGCAAGCAACTATACATCATTTGGATCTAATGTGGAGCCATTACATAAATTACAGCCATCAACCGCTACTCCAAGCACATGGCAATTACCAGGATCAAATGCAAATGTTGATGCTTCTGAAATTCCTGATAAG GCATTATTGAGTGCACAGGGGACTAGAAACATACTGCCAGCGTATCCTAGTTCACAATTGTCAACAGGGAGTCTTTTTCCTTCAGGGAAAGGGTTCCAGTCTGAATACAAAAAGGAAGCGAGTGCACCTGTGTCTTCACCATTGCTGATGCCAAGTGGTTTTGGTTCAGGAAATGCATTTCAGTCTGAACCCAAGAAGGAACTGAATGCAACTCTATCTCAGTCATTGCAATCGCAGAGTAGTTTTGCTTCAGGAAAAGTGATCCAGCCTGAATCCAAGGAGCCTACTTCACCTTCATCTTTACCTTTGCTAATGCAGGGTAGTTTTGCTTCAGGCAAAGTGTTTCAGTCTGAACCCAACAAGGAACTGACTGCAACTCTGTCTCCATCGTTGCTATCACAGACTAGTTTTGCTTCAGGAAAAATGGTCGCATCTGAATCCAAGGAGCCTACTGCACCTTCATCTACACCATTGCTGATGCAGAGTAGTTTTGCTTCAGGAAAAGTGATTCAGTCTGAACCGAACAAGGAACTTAATGCAACTCTATCTCCATCATTGCTATCACAGAGTAGTTTTGGTTCAGGAAAAGTGGTTCCATCTGAATCCAAGGAACCTACTGCACCTCCATCTCCATCATTGCCGATGCAAAGTAGTTTTTCTTCAGGAAGAATATTGCAGTCTGAATCCAAGAAACAACCGAATGCATCACCATCTCCAACGTCAGCGTCACGCTTTGTACAGAATGCATCTAAACATTTTGGAAAC GTTGAAGAAATGGCTAAAAAACTTGATAATCTGCTTGAAGGCATTGAAGGAAAGGGTGGCTTCAAGGATGCATCCATAAATTCTCAAGCAAAATACGTTACAGAACTGGAGGAAGGAATATGGGCTCTTTCCGATAAATGCAGAATGTGGAGG GGGTTATTGAATGAGAAACTTGGGGAAACTCAAATTTTGCTTGAGAAGACAGTAGAAG TGTTGGCAAGGAAATTATACATGGAAGGGTTGTTCAAACAAACAACTGATAGAAAATATTGGGAATTTTGGAATCGCAAAAAATTGAGTTCTGAGCTGGAACTGAAGCAGAGACGTATATCAGAACTGAACCAG GAGTTAACCAATAAGTTGATTGAATTAGAGAGACATTTCAACTCTCTTGAGTTTAATAAGTTTCGTGAAAATGAAGGAACCCAAAGGGATCTGAGAGCTTTGCAGAATAGGCAAGGGCGTTCAAG GCAAATTCAATCGTTGCACAGTGTACACAATACAATAACTGCACAACTATCTGCTGCTGAGTATCTCTCTGGGTGTCTCTCAAAACAAATGGCATCTTTGTGTATTGAATCTTCTGGAAAACATGATGTCAAAAAGCAGCTTTTTGAATTCATTGGCCTCACATATGTTGGTGATAGTGAAAGATCCCCAGCTAGGAATAGGACACCCACTGTTCCTGCCAACAGAGAATTATCTATTGCTTCATGCTCTATTGATGCGAAAGAACAGTCTAAAAGGAACCAATCTGTCTATCCTAAGGGCAGTGAACCACAAACTGCGAGGAGGCACCGTGGCTCTCTTGATCGT AGCTGGGTGAGTTTTGACCCTCCAAAGTCAACAGTAAAGAGGGTGCTAAAAGAAGATTATGAGAAGGGGAGTCCGAATCGGCCAATGctaaacataaataaacaaTATCTCAGTCCTCAGAAGAAATATGAGGTTTCTCATTCAGAACTTTCAAATACCTCTGGAGCTTTTCCAAAGCATCACAAAAGCAAAG ACTTTGCAAGTTCACCAGAACAGTTCACTGGCAGACCATCATCTTTGCTCCGTGCGACACCTGGATTTCAAGAACGAATTCAAGGATCATCAACCAAGGATCCTTCTGCATGGCTACCCCCATCCATTTCAGAGACAAGGATGAGTCAGAACGGTGAACTGGGTGCTTTTGGAGTAGAAGGTGACAAAACAAGGAGTAGCCCGCCTTATACTGGGACAAAATTCTCTTTTGTTACAAGCCAGTCTAAATTTCCCCAGCAGCCTGCCACAAGCTTCCGGCCGTTAACATCAATGCCTGAGCAGTCTCTGGTTTCACCCTTTGGCTCGACTGGGAATATAGATCACTTAAAGGAAACAACCAAGCATCAGAAGAACACTAATCTGGTGTCTGAGACATCAGATACTAAATTTCCAGCAACTTTCTCTTCTGCTTTTAGCTCTGCCCCTAATCAACCAGAGAAGAATTTGTTCAGTAAAAGTTCTGAAAGGCCAAGTAGTCCTAATGATGGTCCGTCAGCTTCTAGCCCACTGCAAACGGTTTTGGATCCATCATCACCTTTGAGTAACAGTTATCCAGCGCCCTTGTCCGTGGCAAAACCAAGTTCTTCAACATTATTTCGTGCAACTCTTTTCCGTTCTGAAGCCAAGGAGGATGTGTCACAGCGGCAGACATATGTTTCTTCAGCAGTAACTTTTCCGTCTACAGTACCTTCCTTGATTGACGGGAGCGGTTCTGCATCTGTATCATCTTCAAACATTTTCAAATCTGAACCATCTTTGCCAATGTTTGGATCAAAGATTGAGGTACAGACTAAGGTTAATACTATTCCATCAAATACTGAAACTGGTGCTACGCCACAGGCTTCAACTGTTTTACTGAGCAATTCCAAGTCTGGGAGTCAAAATGATATGGGTGGCAAATCAGATAATTCTTTTGCTACATCAGCTATCAAGGCGGAAGTTCCTTCCGCAACTCTAGCTGTTTCAGCAGTTGCACAATCAAGCGTAGGGATTAATGGAAGCATGCAAAGTGATATTTCAAATTTTTCTCATGAGGAAGAAATGGAGGAAGAGGCTCCTGAGACGGATCAGACAACTAATATCACATTTGCAAACCTTGGTGGGTTTGGCATTGGGGCAACTCAAAACTCAACCACTCCAAAAGCAAATCCATTCGGTGTAACGGCCATTAACACGGGTTCAGCTCCTGCTACCTCCCCATTTTCGATGACTCCTGCACCCAGTGGCGAGCTGTTTCGCCCTGCGTCTTTCAGCTTCCAACCAGCACAAACTCTGCAGCCAACAACTGTTAACTTCTCTGGAGGATTTGGTTCTGGAGTTTCTGGTCAAGGTTCACCTGCAGCTGGATTCGGGCAACTTGCAAATGTAGGAGCTGGCCAACAAGGTCTAGGCTCAGTACTTGGCTCGTTTGGACAGTCTAGGCAGCTTGGGACTGGGCTACCTGGAAGCAATGCTGGTGGTGCTTTTGGGGGTGGATTTGCAGCTGCTGCTTCAGGTGGTGGTTTTGGAGGTGGATTTGCAGCTGCTGCTTCAGGGGGTGGATTT